The genomic DNA CACGTTAATTTAAACTGGCTAAGACCTTGCCAGTCGATTCGACCACCAATCGGACGTGGAAAATATTTCGCCATAGCTGTTCTTGGCAAAAGCAATGCAGACGCGAAGCGGTTAGCCTGCGACTCAGTAGCCCTGTCTCCAGTAGAGACCCCCTCATGTAAAATTAAATGTGCAACCTCGTGAGCGATATCAAACCGCTGACGGCAGGGTGACTTTTTAGCTGTATTCCTTACGATAAATGGGCGGCTCAAAGGAACAGAAAGAGCATCAACATCGTCAGAAACAGAATCAAAAGAAGTGACAAACGCTCCCAGCTTTTCAGCAAGACGAGTCATGTTATCGATCGGCCCAAAACCTAGCCCCCAATCAGTCCGGCACTTCTCCGCTGCTTTTTCGATATCCTCTTGAGTATCCACCTTCAGTTCAGGAAATCTTACTTGCGGTAACTCCAGATACTCTTCAAAAATTTCAATAAGTCGTCGATACAGCTCAGCTTTGGCGAGAGTCGCCATTTTTGTGGCGACTCTCGTAGAACTACGCTTGCGGAAGTGAACGATCTCTTCATTTACAGGAGACTGCCATTGCTCTTCAAAAAAATGAGGCATCACCAGCAAGACGGCAGCTAATTTATTCGCAAGCTCGGGTGTTGGAACAGCCGTGCCGGATTCCAGCCGCTGAATATACTGGCGGGTCTTATCG from Klebsiella sp. WP3-W18-ESBL-02 includes the following:
- a CDS encoding XRE family transcriptional regulator, whose protein sequence is MFNGSNLRLARLYHELSLEQVAERVDKTRQYIQRLESGTAVPTPELANKLAAVLLVMPHFFEEQWQSPVNEEIVHFRKRSSTRVATKMATLAKAELYRRLIEIFEEYLELPQVRFPELKVDTQEDIEKAAEKCRTDWGLGFGPIDNMTRLAEKLGAFVTSFDSVSDDVDALSVPLSRPFIVRNTAKKSPCRQRFDIAHEVAHLILHEGVSTGDRATESQANRFASALLLPRTAMAKYFPRPIGGRIDWQGLSQFKLTWKVSKAAIIYRAHQLGLLTDAQYKTAFFGLKRKGEAIDEKEDYLIPCEKPELFSKAMKCLLNDLSVDIETLAQRLSITPTMLAELANDDTLVSASCVNSENVISMFAYRMKTA